Proteins from one Thermobifida alba genomic window:
- a CDS encoding acyltransferase family protein gives MSVDAPAPHPRARPHRPAPRRFLPEVQGLRAVAVLLVLVYHLDTDYLPGGYVGVDVFFVISGFLITSLLLREVRSHGRVSVSRFYVRRVRRILPAATLVLVATGIAAVLLLPVTRLEQTALELAASAAYIENFVLAGQTVDYLAAEEAPSPVQHFWSLAVEEQFYLVWPLLFVGWAALRSRMPERRADAVLGGAVAVVIAASLACSVLMTAAVPTAAYFLPFTRMWELAAGGLLAVVLARWDVPDRLRDPLGWAGLAAIAAAAVSYDEHTAFPGYAAALPVLGAAAVIAAGEGRSRRSAGRLLSTRPARFVGDLSYALYLWHWPIIVIMLGTSNTTELSPLSAAVAAALSLFLAWVTKIVLEDPVRVRGLLDTGRSALAFALSGILVVTGAAWGLHSHVQQVRSTEFDPQVHLGPQALDAGVEPDEITAPPYPSVLTAEDDLPDLYGDGCQSTETDTHPSPCVYGAEDARTTVALVGDSHAAHWSPALQEIAEDRGWQLHTFTKSSCAFTSTLLVRPGEEVPYTQCQEWTGNVLEELRALKPDVVFTSSRAQAAPYGIDDEEEAREAVAEGMSQLWRELDEAGIAVVVLRDTPTTRSRIVECVDLHSPDVQACVRKRDTALKGEDPQVIAAEESGVEAPVVDLSDRFCLDDVCPAVIGNVLVYRDSHHITATYSRLLAEDLAERIEDVL, from the coding sequence GTGTCAGTGGACGCCCCCGCCCCGCACCCCCGTGCGCGCCCGCACCGTCCCGCTCCCCGACGCTTCCTCCCCGAGGTGCAGGGACTGCGCGCCGTGGCCGTGCTGCTGGTCCTCGTCTACCACCTCGACACCGACTACCTGCCCGGCGGCTATGTCGGAGTCGACGTCTTCTTCGTGATCTCCGGTTTCCTCATCACCTCCCTGCTGCTGCGGGAGGTCCGCTCCCACGGCCGGGTCTCGGTCAGCCGGTTCTACGTCCGCCGGGTGCGCCGCATCCTGCCCGCCGCGACACTGGTGCTGGTGGCGACCGGGATCGCCGCCGTGCTCCTGCTGCCCGTGACCCGCCTGGAGCAGACCGCGCTCGAACTGGCCGCCAGCGCCGCCTACATCGAGAACTTCGTGCTGGCCGGGCAGACCGTGGACTACCTGGCCGCCGAGGAGGCGCCCAGCCCGGTCCAGCACTTCTGGTCGCTGGCCGTGGAGGAGCAGTTCTACCTGGTGTGGCCGCTGCTGTTCGTGGGCTGGGCGGCGCTGCGCTCCCGGATGCCCGAGCGCCGGGCCGACGCCGTGCTGGGCGGCGCCGTGGCCGTGGTCATCGCGGCCTCGCTGGCCTGCTCGGTGCTGATGACCGCGGCCGTGCCCACCGCCGCCTACTTCCTGCCCTTCACCCGGATGTGGGAACTGGCCGCGGGCGGGCTGCTGGCCGTCGTCCTGGCCCGGTGGGATGTTCCCGACCGGCTGCGCGACCCGCTGGGGTGGGCCGGTCTGGCGGCCATCGCGGCGGCCGCGGTCTCCTACGACGAGCACACCGCGTTCCCCGGGTACGCCGCCGCGCTGCCGGTACTGGGCGCGGCCGCGGTGATCGCCGCGGGCGAGGGCAGGAGCCGCCGCAGCGCGGGACGGCTGCTGAGCACCCGGCCCGCGCGCTTCGTCGGCGACCTCTCCTACGCCCTGTACCTGTGGCACTGGCCGATCATCGTGATCATGCTGGGCACGTCCAACACGACGGAGCTGTCCCCCCTCTCCGCCGCGGTGGCGGCCGCGCTCTCCCTGTTCCTGGCCTGGGTGACGAAGATCGTGCTGGAGGATCCGGTACGGGTGCGCGGCCTGCTCGACACCGGGCGTTCGGCGCTGGCGTTCGCCCTGTCGGGCATCCTGGTGGTGACGGGCGCCGCGTGGGGACTGCACAGCCACGTCCAGCAGGTCCGCTCCACCGAGTTCGACCCGCAGGTGCACCTGGGCCCGCAGGCCCTGGACGCCGGGGTCGAACCCGACGAGATCACCGCTCCCCCCTACCCCTCGGTGTTGACCGCCGAGGACGACCTGCCCGACCTCTACGGCGACGGCTGCCAGTCCACCGAGACCGACACGCACCCCTCCCCGTGCGTCTACGGTGCCGAGGACGCACGCACCACGGTGGCGCTCGTGGGCGACTCGCACGCCGCGCACTGGTCGCCGGCGCTGCAGGAGATCGCCGAGGACCGCGGGTGGCAGCTGCACACGTTCACCAAGTCCTCGTGCGCCTTCACCTCGACCCTGCTCGTCCGCCCCGGCGAGGAGGTGCCCTACACCCAGTGCCAGGAGTGGACCGGCAACGTGCTGGAGGAGCTGCGCGCGCTGAAGCCGGACGTCGTGTTCACCAGTTCCCGGGCGCAGGCCGCGCCCTACGGGATCGACGACGAGGAGGAGGCGCGCGAGGCGGTGGCCGAGGGCATGTCCCAGCTGTGGCGCGAACTGGACGAGGCGGGCATCGCCGTGGTGGTGCTGCGCGACACCCCCACCACCCGCAGCCGCATCGTGGAGTGCGTCGACCTGCACAGCCCCGACGTCCAGGCCTGCGTGCGCAAGCGCGACACCGCCCTGAAGGGGGAGGATCCGCAGGTCATCGCGGCCGAGGAGAGCGGGGTGGAGGCTCCCGTGGTCGATCTGAGCGACCGGTTCTGCCTGGACGACGTCTGCCCGGCGGTGATCGGCAACGTCCTCGTCTACCGTGACAGCCACCACATCACGGCCACCTACTCCCGGCTGCTCGCCGAGGACCTGGCGGAGCGGATCGAGGACGTGCTCTGA
- a CDS encoding carbohydrate ABC transporter permease produces the protein MVTKTSAPPAEKKTRAEHVRRLLIHAGLIAFGLVMLYPLLWMLSSSFKPTEEIFRDPSLLPGDNFMPGNYTDGWTALQHPFHHYLLNSAIVVAGSIVGNLIGCSMAAYAFARLEFFGKKLFFAVMLMTIMLPIHVVIVPQYILFANLDWINTFYPLIVPKLLATDGFFVFLMVQFIRGLPRDLDEAARIDGCGHVRIFLRVILPLSMPALATTAIFTFIWTWNDFFSQLIFLTDPNMYTVPVALRTFVDSTSQTSWGPLFAMSIVALGPVFGFFLAGQRYLVKGIATTGIK, from the coding sequence ATGGTGACTAAGACGTCCGCACCCCCCGCAGAGAAGAAGACGCGCGCCGAGCACGTCCGCCGCCTGCTCATCCACGCCGGGCTGATCGCCTTCGGGCTGGTCATGCTCTACCCGCTGCTGTGGATGCTCTCCAGCTCCTTCAAACCGACCGAGGAGATCTTCCGCGACCCCAGCCTGCTGCCCGGAGACAACTTCATGCCGGGCAACTACACCGACGGCTGGACCGCGCTCCAGCACCCCTTCCACCACTACCTGCTCAACTCCGCGATCGTGGTGGCCGGGTCCATCGTCGGCAACCTGATCGGCTGCTCGATGGCGGCCTACGCCTTCGCCCGGCTGGAGTTCTTCGGCAAGAAGCTGTTCTTCGCCGTCATGCTGATGACGATCATGCTCCCCATCCACGTCGTGATCGTCCCGCAGTACATCCTGTTCGCCAACCTGGACTGGATCAACACCTTCTACCCGCTGATCGTCCCCAAACTGCTGGCCACCGACGGCTTCTTCGTCTTCCTCATGGTGCAGTTCATCCGCGGCCTGCCCAGGGACCTCGACGAGGCGGCGCGCATCGACGGCTGCGGACACGTGCGGATCTTCCTGCGGGTGATCCTGCCGCTGTCGATGCCGGCCCTGGCCACCACGGCGATCTTCACCTTCATCTGGACCTGGAACGACTTCTTCAGCCAGCTGATCTTCCTCACCGACCCGAACATGTACACCGTCCCCGTGGCGCTGCGCACGTTCGTGGACTCCACCAGCCAGACCTCCTGGGGGCCCCTGTTCGCGATGTCGATCGTCGCCCTCGGCCCGGTCTTCGGGTTCTTCCTCGCCGGTCAGCGGTACCTCGTCAAGGGCATCGCCACCACCGGAATCAAATAG
- a CDS encoding carbohydrate ABC transporter permease, which translates to MSALLQRRSAAPAPPASSAPAEEPKPKRPPNRARRETLAAYGFLLPWFVGLVCITIGPILASLYFSFTDYSLIGDPQWVGLENYRRMLDDERLHTSLGVTFVYVFVSVPLQLALALALAMVLDRGVRGLPIYRSVYYLPSLLGGSVAIAILWRQIFGANGLVNQVLGFFGIQGEGWVSHPDYALGTLIVLNVWTFGAPMVIFLAGLRQIPAMYYEAAAVDGAGPVRRFFTITVPLLTPIIFFNLVLQMINAFQTFTQAFIVSGGTGGPSDSTLFYTLYLYQKGFGAFDMGYASAMAWLLLMIIGGFTAVNFLASKYWVFYGD; encoded by the coding sequence ATGAGCGCGCTCCTGCAGCGGCGCTCCGCCGCGCCCGCGCCCCCCGCCTCCTCCGCACCGGCCGAGGAGCCGAAGCCGAAGCGGCCCCCCAACCGCGCACGCCGGGAGACACTCGCCGCCTACGGTTTCCTCCTGCCCTGGTTCGTCGGCCTGGTCTGCATCACCATCGGCCCGATCCTGGCCTCGCTGTACTTCTCCTTCACCGACTACAGCCTCATCGGCGATCCCCAGTGGGTCGGGCTGGAGAACTACCGGAGGATGCTCGACGACGAACGGCTGCACACCTCCCTGGGAGTCACCTTCGTCTACGTCTTCGTCTCGGTGCCGCTCCAGCTCGCCCTCGCCCTCGCCCTGGCGATGGTGCTGGACCGGGGAGTGCGGGGCCTGCCGATCTACCGGTCGGTGTACTACCTGCCCTCGCTGCTGGGCGGCAGCGTCGCCATCGCGATCCTGTGGCGGCAGATCTTCGGCGCCAACGGCCTGGTCAACCAGGTCCTCGGCTTCTTCGGTATCCAGGGCGAGGGCTGGGTCTCCCATCCCGACTACGCGCTGGGCACCCTGATCGTGCTGAACGTGTGGACGTTCGGCGCTCCCATGGTGATCTTCCTCGCCGGCCTGCGGCAGATCCCCGCGATGTACTACGAGGCCGCGGCCGTCGACGGGGCCGGACCGGTACGCCGGTTCTTCACCATCACGGTCCCCCTGCTCACCCCGATCATCTTCTTCAACCTGGTGCTGCAGATGATCAACGCCTTCCAGACCTTCACCCAGGCGTTCATCGTCAGCGGCGGCACCGGGGGGCCGAGCGACTCCACCCTCTTCTACACGCTCTACCTGTACCAGAAGGGCTTCGGCGCCTTCGACATGGGCTACGCCTCGGCGATGGCCTGGCTGCTGCTGATGATCATCGGCGGGTTCACCGCGGTGAACTTCCTCGCCTCCAAGTACTGGGTCTTCTATGGTGACTAA
- a CDS encoding zinc-binding dehydrogenase, producing the protein MLAVSSGSTLEAVRRAGAHEVLDRAPGVVEQARTAAPDGVDAVLDVVAGDLVAEGLSCCARGQMGRRRRSRRTRRRVRRAPPLPPQRPDHRIEHHTPAHVDLLADIARRAPVRPVIARTHPLDQAFRAQEELGRRRRVGTIVPLPGRPRPGRDRPVGSGLPGPPGGEQGGPGSPSRRVRPREAPGGRPPGGEADARGGRAVRRAAAAVECSARSPA; encoded by the coding sequence GTGCTCGCGGTCAGCAGCGGCTCCACACTCGAAGCGGTACGCCGGGCGGGCGCCCACGAGGTCCTCGACCGCGCGCCCGGCGTCGTCGAGCAGGCGCGGACGGCGGCTCCCGACGGAGTCGACGCCGTACTCGACGTCGTGGCGGGAGACCTCGTGGCCGAGGGGCTCTCCTGCTGCGCGAGGGGGCAGATGGGTCGTCGCCGGCGCTCTCGGCGGACACGCCGTCGCGTTCGACGTGCGCCGCCTCTCCCTCCACAACGCCCCGATCATCGGATCGAGCATCACACGCCCGCCCACGTCGACCTGCTGGCAGACATCGCCCGCCGAGCGCCGGTCCGTCCCGTGATCGCCCGGACCCACCCGCTCGACCAGGCGTTTCGGGCACAGGAGGAACTCGGCCGACGCCGCCGCGTCGGCACGATCGTCCCGCTCCCCGGTCGGCCGCGTCCCGGCCGTGACCGCCCGGTCGGTTCCGGGCTCCCGGGGCCGCCCGGAGGTGAGCAGGGCGGCCCGGGGAGCCCGTCGCGGCGGGTCAGGCCCCGGGAAGCACCAGGCGGCCGTCCACCCGGCGGGGAAGCGGATGCTCGGGGTGGTCGCGCAGTTCGTCGGGCAGCAGCCGCTGTGGAGTGTTCTGCCAGGTCACCGGCTTGA
- a CDS encoding alpha/beta fold hydrolase: MLHAEVHGPDDAPTVVLSHGWTCSTLFWTPVLRALGPDLRVVLYDQRGHGRSETPRRGGYSTTALADDLCAVLRATVRRGTRVVVAGHSMGGMTIMAAADRPEFRTRVAAALLASTGSRELVPAARVMGGPSRLRSALHRALLAAPLPLGPVTPLTRAGLRYVTMAADAPADMVDLCVRIVHACRPVPRARWGSVLMTLDLSGSLHHLDVPTRVLAGTADRLTPPLHAHRLAEELPSCEDLVLLPGVGHMTPLEAPERVCEVVRGLVHAHLTAPGTADGTASPLKEAG, encoded by the coding sequence ATGCTGCACGCCGAGGTCCACGGCCCCGACGACGCCCCCACCGTGGTCCTCAGCCACGGCTGGACCTGCTCCACCCTGTTCTGGACGCCCGTGCTGCGCGCCCTGGGTCCGGACCTCCGGGTCGTCCTCTACGACCAGCGCGGACACGGCCGCAGCGAGACCCCGCGCCGCGGCGGCTACAGCACCACCGCCCTGGCCGACGACCTGTGCGCGGTGCTGCGGGCGACGGTGCGCCGCGGCACCCGGGTCGTCGTCGCGGGCCACAGTATGGGCGGCATGACGATCATGGCCGCCGCCGACCGCCCCGAGTTCCGCACCCGGGTCGCCGCGGCGCTGCTGGCCAGCACCGGCAGCCGCGAACTGGTGCCCGCCGCCCGCGTCATGGGCGGCCCCTCCCGGCTGCGTTCGGCCCTGCACCGGGCCTTGCTCGCCGCGCCCCTGCCGCTGGGACCGGTCACCCCGCTCACCCGCGCCGGACTGCGCTACGTCACCATGGCCGCCGACGCCCCGGCGGACATGGTGGACCTGTGCGTACGTATCGTGCACGCCTGCCGGCCGGTGCCGCGCGCCCGCTGGGGCTCGGTGCTGATGACCCTCGACCTGTCCGGATCGCTGCACCACCTCGACGTGCCCACCCGCGTCCTGGCCGGAACCGCCGACCGGCTCACCCCTCCCCTGCACGCCCACCGGCTCGCCGAGGAGCTGCCCTCCTGCGAGGACCTCGTCCTGCTGCCCGGCGTCGGCCACATGACACCGCTGGAGGCCCCCGAACGCGTCTGCGAGGTGGTGCGGGGACTCGTCCATGCCCACCTGACCGCCCCCGGCACGGCCGACGGGACGGCTTCCCCGCTGAAGGAGGCCGGATGA
- a CDS encoding alcohol dehydrogenase catalytic domain-containing protein yields MRIRAHGGPQVLETVRVPVPVPEAGEALVEVRAAVLNNTDLWPRQGAYGTAGDPDALAGWRGPIEFPRIQGADVAGVVVSVGPGTGTELVGRRE; encoded by the coding sequence GTGCGGATCAGGGCGCACGGCGGCCCGCAGGTACTGGAGACGGTCCGGGTCCCCGTCCCGGTACCGGAAGCGGGGGAGGCGCTGGTCGAGGTCCGCGCGGCGGTGCTCAACAACACCGACCTGTGGCCCCGGCAGGGCGCCTACGGGACTGCCGGCGACCCCGACGCGTTGGCGGGGTGGCGCGGTCCCATCGAGTTCCCCCGGATCCAGGGTGCCGACGTGGCGGGCGTCGTCGTCTCAGTCGGCCCGGGCACCGGCACGGAACTGGTTGGGCGCAGGGAGTGA
- a CDS encoding ABC transporter substrate-binding protein, with product MRAESPGGRLVRVRSRALSLTAGLAAAVMALTACGGGGEEADGVVELRFSWWGSDERHTMTQEVIDLFEQQNPGIRIVGEYTDWGSYWDKLATTTAAGDAPDIITQEERYLREYGERGALADLSQLEGLDLSAIDPLVADSGDLDGATYGIATGVNAYAILADPQAFADAGVEMPDDDTWTWDDYVDIATRISEKSGGEIVGTQSMGYNETGFAIFARQHGESLYNEDGSLGFSKGTLEKWFQYTVDLLESGGQPGASESVEIEAGGPDQSVLSTNTGAMAHFWTNQLGAISSASGRDIQLLRYPGETENDRTGMYFKPAMFYSVSADSDHPEEAAKFVDFLLNSEEAAAVLLADRGLPANVEVRDSIVDSLPEADKRSAEFLAEIEGTIVDGNPPPPIGAGQVVDIIKRINDDLMFGEITPAEAADRFVKEVEDATGAA from the coding sequence ATGAGAGCAGAATCCCCCGGCGGACGGCTGGTCCGCGTCCGCTCCCGCGCCCTCTCCCTGACCGCGGGCCTGGCCGCCGCGGTCATGGCGCTGACCGCCTGCGGCGGCGGTGGCGAGGAGGCCGACGGCGTCGTGGAACTCCGGTTCTCCTGGTGGGGGTCGGACGAGCGCCACACGATGACCCAGGAGGTCATCGACCTGTTCGAACAGCAGAACCCCGGCATCCGGATCGTCGGCGAGTACACCGACTGGGGGTCCTACTGGGACAAGCTGGCCACCACCACCGCGGCCGGGGACGCCCCCGACATCATCACCCAGGAGGAGCGCTACCTGCGCGAGTACGGTGAACGCGGCGCGCTCGCCGACCTCTCCCAGCTGGAGGGCCTGGACCTGTCCGCGATCGACCCGCTGGTCGCCGACAGCGGCGACCTGGACGGCGCCACCTACGGCATCGCCACCGGCGTCAACGCCTACGCGATCCTCGCCGACCCGCAGGCGTTCGCCGACGCTGGTGTGGAGATGCCCGACGACGACACCTGGACCTGGGACGACTACGTCGACATCGCCACCCGGATCAGTGAGAAGAGCGGCGGCGAGATCGTCGGCACCCAGTCGATGGGCTACAACGAGACCGGCTTCGCGATCTTCGCCCGCCAGCACGGCGAGTCCCTCTACAACGAGGACGGCAGCCTCGGCTTCTCCAAGGGGACGCTGGAGAAGTGGTTCCAGTACACCGTCGACCTCCTGGAGAGCGGGGGCCAGCCGGGTGCCTCGGAGAGCGTGGAGATCGAGGCGGGCGGCCCCGACCAGTCGGTGCTGTCCACCAACACCGGAGCCATGGCGCACTTCTGGACCAACCAGCTCGGCGCGATCAGCTCCGCGTCGGGCCGCGACATCCAGCTGCTGCGCTACCCCGGTGAGACCGAGAACGACCGCACCGGCATGTACTTCAAGCCCGCGATGTTCTACTCCGTCTCCGCCGACAGCGACCACCCGGAGGAGGCCGCCAAGTTCGTCGACTTCCTGCTCAACAGCGAGGAGGCCGCCGCGGTCCTGCTGGCCGACCGGGGACTGCCCGCCAACGTCGAGGTCCGCGACTCCATCGTGGACTCCCTGCCCGAGGCCGACAAGCGCAGCGCGGAGTTCCTCGCCGAGATCGAGGGCACCATCGTCGACGGCAACCCGCCGCCGCCCATCGGCGCCGGCCAGGTCGTCGACATCATCAAGCGCATCAACGACGACCTGATGTTCGGCGAGATCACCCCGGCGGAGGCGGCCGACCGCTTCGTCAAGGAGGTCGAGGACGCCACCGGCGCCGCCTGA
- a CDS encoding Gfo/Idh/MocA family protein gives MNEHTPRPTPDHTPAPRRYAIVGTGSRARMYTRALVTTHADQGRLVALCDTNRTRMAVHNEIVTGAGHEPVPTYHPDDFARMLDAEAVDEVIVCTVDRLHADYIVAALEAGRDVITEKPMTADLDGCRRIHAAQERTGGRVTVGFNYRYNPVHGQLRDLLRSGAIGEIGSVHFEWLLDLRHGADYFRRWHRDKRNSGGLLVHKASHHFDLVNWWIDSHPTEVFAWGDLFFYGEQGGRRHGVAADYERSHNSPEAERDPFALHMTDSPDLTRLYLDAEHEDGYRRDLNVFGPGITIEDDMSVMVRYASGATLTYHLVAYAPWEGYRIAITGSRGRLELDVTEFPWTSPHQDETTPVRGMPAPKESTTATLTLRPHWAPPQDIPVAVGEGSHGGGDVRMLDALFGGTDDGIRPDHNDGAYALLTGLAANASMESGAPVVVEKLLHG, from the coding sequence GTGAACGAACACACTCCACGCCCAACACCGGACCACACCCCGGCACCGCGCCGGTACGCGATCGTGGGGACCGGCTCCCGCGCCCGGATGTACACCCGCGCCCTGGTCACCACCCACGCCGACCAGGGCCGCCTGGTCGCCCTGTGCGACACCAACCGCACCCGGATGGCCGTCCACAACGAGATCGTCACCGGGGCCGGCCACGAGCCGGTGCCCACCTACCACCCCGACGACTTCGCCCGGATGCTCGACGCCGAGGCGGTGGACGAGGTCATCGTCTGCACCGTCGACCGCCTGCACGCCGACTACATCGTGGCCGCGCTGGAGGCGGGCCGCGACGTCATCACCGAAAAGCCGATGACCGCCGACCTGGACGGCTGCCGCCGCATCCACGCCGCCCAGGAGCGCACCGGCGGCCGGGTCACCGTCGGCTTCAACTACCGGTACAACCCCGTCCACGGCCAACTGCGCGACCTGCTGCGCTCGGGCGCCATCGGGGAGATCGGCTCGGTGCACTTCGAGTGGCTGCTCGACCTGCGCCACGGAGCCGACTACTTCCGCCGCTGGCACCGCGACAAGCGCAACTCCGGCGGACTGCTGGTGCACAAGGCCAGCCACCACTTCGACCTGGTCAACTGGTGGATCGACTCCCATCCCACCGAGGTCTTCGCCTGGGGCGACCTGTTCTTCTACGGCGAGCAGGGCGGCCGCCGCCACGGCGTGGCCGCCGACTACGAACGCAGCCACAACAGCCCGGAAGCCGAACGGGACCCGTTCGCGCTGCACATGACCGACAGCCCGGACCTGACCCGGCTCTACCTGGACGCCGAACACGAGGACGGCTACCGGCGCGACCTCAACGTCTTCGGTCCCGGCATCACCATCGAGGACGACATGTCGGTGATGGTGCGCTACGCCTCGGGCGCCACACTCACCTACCACCTGGTGGCCTACGCGCCGTGGGAGGGCTACCGGATCGCGATCACCGGCAGCCGGGGCCGCTTGGAGCTCGACGTCACCGAGTTCCCGTGGACCTCCCCGCACCAGGACGAGACGACCCCGGTGCGCGGCATGCCCGCCCCCAAGGAGAGCACCACCGCCACCCTGACCCTGCGCCCGCACTGGGCACCGCCGCAGGACATCCCCGTCGCGGTGGGCGAGGGCTCGCACGGCGGCGGGGACGTCCGCATGCTCGACGCGCTGTTCGGCGGCACCGACGACGGCATCCGCCCCGACCACAACGACGGCGCCTACGCCCTGCTGACCGGCCTGGCCGCCAACGCCTCGATGGAGTCGGGCGCGCCGGTGGTGGTGGAGAAGCTGCTGCACGGCTGA
- a CDS encoding SDR family oxidoreductase — MSRKHSLDGKVAVVTGAARGVGALLAQRLAARGARVALVGLEPEELAATAAACGPAAGAWTADVTDRKAVGDAARAIEERYGRVDIVVANAGIAVGGPFADSDPVFFDRVIEVNLLGSVATARAFLPALLRSRGYLLQIASLAALTPAPMMAAYCASKSGVEAFAHALRVEVAHRGVDVGVAYLSWTDTDMVRGADEDEVLRDLRARLPWPLNRTYPLPGAVDAIVSGIARRSAHVYGQRWLPAVQLVRGLLPGLVTRMGSREVARLEPRLEATRGRRARPVGRGGAADAAARADTGPARSD, encoded by the coding sequence ATGAGCCGGAAGCACTCCCTGGACGGCAAGGTCGCGGTGGTCACCGGCGCCGCCCGCGGCGTGGGCGCGCTGCTGGCGCAGCGGCTCGCCGCCCGCGGGGCCCGCGTGGCGCTGGTCGGCCTGGAACCGGAGGAGCTGGCTGCCACCGCCGCGGCGTGCGGCCCCGCCGCCGGCGCCTGGACGGCCGACGTCACCGACCGCAAGGCGGTCGGCGACGCGGCGCGCGCCATCGAGGAGCGGTACGGGCGGGTCGACATCGTGGTCGCCAACGCCGGGATCGCCGTGGGCGGCCCGTTCGCCGACTCCGACCCGGTCTTCTTCGACCGCGTCATCGAGGTGAACCTGCTGGGCAGCGTGGCCACCGCGCGCGCCTTCCTGCCCGCGCTGCTGCGCAGCCGGGGCTACCTGCTGCAGATCGCCTCGCTGGCGGCGCTGACCCCTGCCCCCATGATGGCCGCCTACTGCGCCAGCAAGTCCGGGGTGGAGGCGTTCGCGCACGCACTGCGGGTCGAGGTCGCCCACCGGGGGGTCGACGTCGGCGTCGCCTACCTCAGCTGGACCGACACCGACATGGTGCGGGGCGCCGACGAGGACGAGGTGCTGCGGGACCTGCGCGCCCGGCTGCCCTGGCCCCTCAACCGCACCTATCCGCTGCCGGGCGCGGTCGACGCCATCGTCTCCGGGATCGCCCGCCGCTCGGCGCACGTGTACGGGCAGCGGTGGCTGCCCGCCGTGCAACTGGTGCGCGGCCTGCTGCCCGGCCTCGTCACACGGATGGGCTCGCGGGAGGTGGCCCGCCTGGAACCGAGACTGGAGGCCACCCGCGGCCGGCGCGCCCGCCCGGTGGGCAGGGGCGGCGCGGCCGACGCCGCGGCCCGCGCCGACACCGGACCCGCCCGGTCGGACTGA